Within the Zea mays cultivar B73 chromosome 10, Zm-B73-REFERENCE-NAM-5.0, whole genome shotgun sequence genome, the region TGGATTGTATGTATTAACTCGGCCACAACACTGCTATTAAAAATTGCTGGATCGTAGCAGGAATTTATAATAATCTTGGCATGTGACGCTAGTAGAGGGAAGAAGCATAGTTAATATCCCTGGATTGGAGGAGGCAGATCTTGGAGGAGGCTGATTATAATACCTCACTGCTGTTACCGAGCGGAACTTGAAAGAGAGCAGAGGAGATGACAGAGCATGTGTGAGTAGAGGAAGAATGCAGGGAGAACGCAGATGAGAGCACAAACCCTAGACCACGTCGTCTGTGGAGGAGGGAGCAGTCGAGACCGTGTCGAGGGAGGGAGGACTGGGGATGACTGCGGCGGCGTTGTGGACGGCGACAgagtggacggaggcagcagaggAAGTCCGACTCGCGTCACCGCGCCAGCGTCGCTCGCGCCGCCTCCCCCTCGTATGCGGGGAAAGCTGTCCGGCCTCGCTGCTGGTGGAAAGCTGCCCCGGGTATTTTGATCGGGTCGAGGGAGAACTGGCCCGGCAGATTGGCTTCCAAATAGGCCAGAAATTTTCCCTGGGCGCTATTTCCACGCGGACTTCGCTCCCCCGGAAAAGGCCGGGTTCCCCTCCGAAAATCTGACTGCCAAACTAGTCCTTCAATTTTGAACCGTCGCCTTTGGGAATCGAGCCGTGGGTCCCACCTTGTAAAGAACTGATCAAGCCAATCGACTTATCAGCAGTTCAACATCCTCGCTACAAATATCCGCCACCCTAATTTGGCCAGCCTTCCAAACTAGAACAACACAATCCAAGAGCGCGTGGGAGAGCGAGCGAAAAAGCAAGATCAAGAGAGAGCGATCGAGAGAAGACAACACAAGAAGCAATAAAGAGTCGGGGACCGGAGCGAAGGACCGATGGCCGTCTACTTCAGCATCACCgccttccttgtcgtcatcatccTGGTCCTGGCCGCGTGCGGCGTCGTTTTTGTCAATGTCGTCGTCATCATCTGGGGCTTCGCCCTCGCCGCGTCTCCGTTCTCGTTCTTACTGTCCAAGGTCAAGTGGCATTCGCGGCTACCGCCATCGTCACGGATGCCGGAG harbors:
- the LOC100277333 gene encoding uncharacterized protein LOC100277333; the protein is MAVYFSITAFLVVIILVLAACGVVFVNVVVIIWGFALAASPFSFLLSKVKWHSRLPPSSRMPEEELMFPSHWFDETLLQADSEEEVLLPTHWFDETLLQESTS